GTAGTGTAAGACTCTAGCGTTCTCAATATCATCCGAACTGAGATCGGTGTTGGAACCTAGCCCGAGCATGTGCCATCTCTTTTCTAAAGGTACAGTCTGGTTGTAGAAGGTAATCCACCCTATGGGCAAACTTCCTGCCTTCCATAATGGCCTTTCAAGTCCCTGTAACACAATGAAGAGGCAAACAAGCATATGATAAAGATATGGCGTGCGATAAATCTTGACAAAAAGCTTCGAATTAACATTCTTATAGATTCATCAGAATAGAAAAACACGGCACTAAAATGATTGTTAACCAACAGTAGAATCAAAGAATAAGCTCATACCAGTTGCAAGTAATCACAGTATAACCCGGTTAAATTTCTTCTTCTCCATTCTTGGAGATCAAACAAATTCATGCCGAATGCCCAAGTGCAAACACTGGCATTAAATCTCTGTTCCAAAAACGGGTCTGAAAAGTTCACAAACATATGCATTGCACGATAAGAAGGTTCGCTTTCTGTACAAGTCTCCACTGCTGCATTTACTTTTCCCTTCATGTCAACACTCCAAATTTCAGTTAAATCTTTTTGCACTACGATATCATGATCAAGGTGCATGATCTTATTCAGTGCTGGAAAGATGTCTGGCAGATAAAACCGAAGATGGTTGAGGACGGAAGTATATCTAGGATCACTGGACTTTTGTTCTGCCAATATTGAAATGTACTTGGTagataaccaatcaaaatctgCTATGCACTGAACACGGATAGTAGCTTTGCCGGGAGGGTTTAATAAAAACCACATTGAAATTGAAGGGAGGTTGAGAAAATCAGTCACCACATGAAAAACAATTTTCTCTGGTTCCTGCATAGCCAATATTGATCATCAGGGTATATTACAACAACCAATATGTAAACCATAGGCTCATTTTAGAGAGGCAAAGGTGAAAGAACTCCATAGCAACTTTGGAAAGCTTATGCCACCGAAACTCGAATCATTATAATccattataaataataaataaatcatttactaGTAGTGTAAAACACCAAAGCCTTCTTGCATGATCTAACACTAAGGTGACATCAAAACTTGATGAAAACTgatgaaaccaaaaaaaaaacggGCGGAAATGGCGAAGACAGTTTTACCTTTGCAGAGGAAATTGTGGAGTTAACAACAACAGCACAAGCCAGAATATTGTCAGAGAATACTGAATAGTGATAAAGGTCTGGATCAATCAACTTTTCTTGGTTAGGAAACTGCCTGTCCTCTGGTTGAAGGAAAAAATATTCAGCCGTCAGCTGCATGGAGAGGCAGTGAAGTCCTTTAGGGGTAGTCCTTCCAGCAAGTTGAACAAGATATGACTCTTGATTCCTCTGTGACCGAATCTGTTCTTGCGCATTATTAGCCATGGCACGAAGTTTGTTAGCCATCTGAGAGCAGTCAGGGTATGCACGATTCGCTTTGCCCAATGCAGACTCCATCAATCTCATTTTCTGATAAGCCCTGAAAAATCAACTATTCTTCAGATATAAAATTTAGTGGAAGCAATTTAAGCCTAAATCTAAGCTTAGTTAGTGAATGGTAATCAagaattcaagtttattattgaatataatgCATTGGTAAGTTttatctacttttttttttttacctccGTGGTAAATCAGAATCCTTGCTGGCTTCACCAATTACTTGTTCAATCTCTTTGATTCGATTTCTCAACTCTTTCATCAAGTGGGAGTTGGTATTTGGTGGTTGAAAACTTAAATATGCTTTTGCTCTAACGAGCTGATCTCTCATCTTCCTTACCTTCTCATCCGCCCTGCAAGGTTGAGACTGCAAATGCTGATCAGGTCCGCCTGTTTCTTGGTTAGGTTGCTCCTACATCCAATAAGTAAGTGTTAACTATATGTTATAGATGAATTCAATAACTATATGTTAACCCCACCCCAACAGGGGAAAAAACCCCTGTTTGTAAGCTTCAGGTTCTAATGGCAAGATTACAGAAGAAATTTTTGGTCACAAGAATGACAAATGGAATTTGTTCTGGTATTTGCTCGGATTTAAAGATGAGTGCTTCAATGATTTTTACATTACAAGCAAAGCACAAACTGAATTTGTGACACAAAATGATACAAGGAGGAGGTCTGGTGCAATTTTGAAGGCtgataattttaccaaaactaTTTGGTGCCAGAAAAACAGAACCTGTCTTCATCATATAGATTCACAATAATAATATAGCAACAATACCATCACCTGCTATCCTCACAAGACTAAAACTATATGTCACTGCAACATACTCTAAAAACTTACATTCAAATGAATAGCAGCTTGTAATACTTAAGAAACATAAACACACCTTTTCCGTGGAGTTCACCCCTTCCGTACTCTGTTGAATTTGATGCTTCTCTTTTCCTTCATGAGTAGTTTCAGAATTTAGAAATGGAGCAACTCAGAGTCACATTTGTTTTAAGAGATTCAAGAACAGTACATGCAACCCAAGTAATACTCACCATTTGTTTCTAACAGATCATGATTCTTATCAGAAATGTGACTAACTACTGAACTAAAATTCTTctctttgaaaacaataagtTCTGGACCTTTTAATTCTTCAGCACCTTCCTAAATAAGAAAGCGACAAAGATTGATAAGCATAAACTGTTAAAATCATTTCAAGATAAAATGCCCATAGCAAAAATGTGAGCTAAAGCCATAAATCTTAAAGCTACCTGTTCAATTGCATTGAATCTTAAATTATCTGCCCTATGCTTCTGtatcaaaccaaaaaaaaattacaaatataccaaaaagttaaagaaaaaatagaacagATTCAAGTAAGAGAGATCCATACAATACTAGCCAAATCCTCAATGAAATCTTTCTTGCCTGTCGTCACAGAAAAAAAATGCGAAGAAAACAAGATCAGTCAACATctcaaaagttaaattaaattaaattaaaaaggaaatcaaataaatgaaaggccaaaaatattatattataaatgaaagcaGATTCGATTAGACAATGGATGTTAGATTGAAgttgtacatatatttttctgtAAGCTAAGACACAAAAATTACCGCTAAGTAATCCTCTTTGGCTTTCTTGTCTCATCAACTACTTCATTAACGATAAAAATGCATTCGaattttcaaggaaaaaaaagaaagattcaaAGATGATTACCGATGGAAGTGAGGGTTTTGAGTCTGAAAGAAACCACCACGATTGGAGCCAGTACTGATAAAGAAAGCAAAGAGAGGATCACAATCCTCAGCCATCGGCGATACTTCTTCATCAATcgataaaatttacaaaaaaaaaaaggcaattttttaaaaaaaacatacacacacacacttCGCCTGGTGAGTTTCCTCTTTCCTTCTCTTAATCGTTCTCCGAGAAGCacatttcacaaattcaaatcGGCAATGATTCGATGCTTAAGTTACAAGGAACCGaagttcaaaaaatttaaataaaaaaaattagggctTCATTTTTTGCTTTTGGCGCTTTTTCCAGAGGGGAAAACCGTACCTTTGGAACTTCGTTCACGTTTTCGGTTTACGGTTCAACAACATGAGGAAGGAGACTTTTCCTCAtcgtttttattcttttcttttttccgaTTTTCTagcttttttttcaactttttaaaattttttccatttttatgatttagagaattaaattgtttttctgATCTGGAATTCTGGAATCAtactaattattaattaacaaattaacatatatatatacatatactctGGCATGATCTGGGGGCAAGGTGTTTTGAACTCTCACAGCTTTGACTTCGCAGATTTCATATTATATACGAAGGAGATTTGAATCGCGAGAAGACGAGGGAGAGAGATGGACATGGTGGTGGCTTACTCATTGGTTAATGACGTGGATGATTAATATTGGCCGTTGATGAGATTGAAattcttttagaaaataaattgtaGCTTAGCTGTCCAAATTAATTTGggaaattatttttgaactattataaaatttaattttcaacagCTGTAACTGTATCTGTtggcaaaaaaaagaaaggaaaaaaaactttacACGCCAacttttagggtaaactacctaGTTAGTTACTCACTTTTAgggtattttcattttggtcaccaaaAATGAAATCCTTGCAATTTCGTCACTCAACTTCTAATAGCGGTTATATCTCGTAAGTTTAGGGTAAACTAAATTCAAAGTTATTGAactattagtaattttacattttaatcactcaacttcaaaaagtcgctaaatggtcactaaactattaaaaaattttcatttaagtcactgggaTGTTAAAATCGTCATTGTATGACCTTCTCCATTCTCGCCTCTGGAACCAATCAAAAGGTTAAACCTCTCTTCCTcttctacaatttagttttcttcatgaaataactttgaatgTCATGAATTTGCGAACCAATTTCCAAACAGCTTTCTTTTTCGATATCTGACACCGATTATTATATCAACTTAGATCTAAGATATCTTATTCTACTAGTCAATGAGTATTGTTCTACTACATTCGATTGTTGAATCATTGTTCAAAGCTCGCCAgccaaacttaaaaaaaaaaagacttaaaaATCTAGtagctaaaataaaaatatttgaataattcaatgactattttataactttcgaaattaaatataatttgctTAACAAACTAATTatgcaaatattaaattataccattcattatcAATCCAAAAGATGGTGTATGTTTTTTCTTAATCAGCTAACAAGTATTTTACTaggatattaaaattttcatcttcgtTGTATTAtatgtgtaaaaataaataaattatagtcgattgtattttttaatattaacttaACGAGCAGTCATAAAGATTATTTTATtgggaaaaataatatattaaaaaaaaatatatgtgtactaacttattattttggttgtaaataataataataaattaattaatagattATATTGTAAAAGcataggtttttaatttaatatttcaaataggATTATTAAGCCCCGCTACGCCgggatttttaaattattttatttattgatataacttaattttaaattaaattttatttggtaataattaattatataaaatttatttttaaattgtattaatattaatatattgtattttatattaattataaaaaattaaatttatgataaCTATTTAGaatcatatacaaataataaattaatatgtattatcatgaaattaatcactttagataaattaataaaaaatttagaaacaacattattaaaagAGATAATCACAAAATTTGATAGGATTAATATCTATTGAccttaaaatagataaaaatatattaattctataaaaataattttaaaatttaattctaatgaaataaactctaaattttaaattaatttgtgaatcaacatttaagacaatcaaattaaatatattatttaaaaataaaacaattaattaaaattttttctaatatgGATTTTGTAGAAAGATCGTTTAAAtgttttctataatttttttaaatcaagataaataaataaaaacacacacacaattttttgttttgttgttttctccttttttcccttctcttccctttctctttttcttttctctccttCCCAGCCATCCAGCACACACACAAAAAGACTGGTGTTGGCAGCTGAGCTAAGCACATCTCCGGTGGTTTGCTACAGTACCCATGTTtgttacttttataatatatgggTTGTTAAACTTTGTCcaatattgaaatatttattgAGCTGTTTAGTTTATGGATATGACTTGTTATTTTATCagtcaaattatattattaactcTTCTACTACGCATAAAGTTACAAATTTAAtctatatgttttaaattggttgttttaattattaaattttaaaaaacttgaaattttaattacgGTCGAAATAGTAATTGTTAAATCCATTAAGTTAGATTATGGTATTTCCAAAATCTTATGCAAGATATATATTTTCACTCGTGTTGTCATTTCAGtttactattttcatataatattcacaaaaaaatcatcttattttagttattagatttaatggttatagttttaaaattcacaaatatatatatatatatatatatatatagggactaaaatgatcaaatttgaGAAGATaaactaaatccacaacttatgTATAGTACGagactaatagtagaatttgacttaataaatttaacgaTCTTGTTTAAGTTTgcattgaaatttcaaaattcaaaaggtTCAAAGACTAAAATCGATCAAGTTAGAGTATATGGACCAAATTCACAACTTAAGCATAATACAAGGACTAGTAGTAGaatttgacatattttaatatatttataaataattaataaatataaggaataaatatcaaaactatacatgatCTTTAATTCAACGTGCAATGgtatttgtgaattttaattttgtagaaTTGTATacacaattttttatttgattcaactttcataaattactaacattatataaaaaataaatttatatattcatttatttaaatgtatatctACGTTTTaagtttcatgtatacaattatagaaaatcaaaatttatatattaaattataaattaaatcaaaatttatatataaatttgatgttCGGAAGGAAACCAATGAAATTATAAACGGTGACTTTTAGTTGTAACCGCCTATGAGTATAGTTGGACACCTATTTCACGTGaaataaactattattttcttcttctttattttctttttaggaaaataaattctatttttttaattaactcATAGAAATGTATATAGAATAAAGCAGTTGGTGATTGATGGTAGTTGGCAA
The Gossypium raimondii isolate GPD5lz chromosome 8, ASM2569854v1, whole genome shotgun sequence DNA segment above includes these coding regions:
- the LOC105792288 gene encoding probable galacturonosyltransferase 6, which gives rise to MKKYRRWLRIVILSLLSLSVLAPIVVVSFRLKTLTSIGKKDFIEDLASIKHRADNLRFNAIEQEGAEELKGPELIVFKEKNFSSVVSHISDKNHDLLETNGKEKHQIQQSTEGVNSTEKEQPNQETGGPDQHLQSQPCRADEKVRKMRDQLVRAKAYLSFQPPNTNSHLMKELRNRIKEIEQVIGEASKDSDLPRRAYQKMRLMESALGKANRAYPDCSQMANKLRAMANNAQEQIRSQRNQESYLVQLAGRTTPKGLHCLSMQLTAEYFFLQPEDRQFPNQEKLIDPDLYHYSVFSDNILACAVVVNSTISSAKEPEKIVFHVVTDFLNLPSISMWFLLNPPGKATIRVQCIADFDWLSTKYISILAEQKSSDPRYTSVLNHLRFYLPDIFPALNKIMHLDHDIVVQKDLTEIWSVDMKGKVNAAVETCTESEPSYRAMHMFVNFSDPFLEQRFNASVCTWAFGMNLFDLQEWRRRNLTGLYCDYLQLGLERPLWKAGSLPIGWITFYNQTVPLEKRWHMLGLGSNTDLSSDDIENARVLHYDGVMKPWLEIGITKYKGYWTQHLQYDNPYFQQCNIND